From the genome of Colwellia psychrerythraea 34H, one region includes:
- a CDS encoding pilus assembly FimT family protein — MIKIISHNRISLISQEQTAVRVLKQKGFTLIELVIVVVILGFLAATAIPKFVDLTEQAKQANIEGMAGGFATGVSLARSQWEVEARPKDTSGVNMVNYDGTVVYLTSEDRDTSPTISPGYIVGTNSGAGINSKTMAIADCISVWDSLLQQPPLIASNVTEINDDDESYRYLANVTGSGATTLCHYHLKETLARNSDGNYIAPSPLTAVGNSFSYQPANSSVIIYINDKS; from the coding sequence ATGATAAAAATCATTTCCCATAATAGGATTTCCCTAATTAGTCAGGAGCAGACAGCCGTTCGTGTACTTAAGCAAAAGGGCTTTACCTTAATTGAATTGGTTATTGTTGTAGTTATATTGGGATTTTTAGCCGCAACCGCGATTCCTAAGTTTGTCGATTTAACTGAACAAGCTAAACAGGCAAATATAGAAGGTATGGCAGGCGGTTTTGCTACAGGTGTGTCATTAGCACGTTCTCAGTGGGAGGTCGAAGCTCGCCCAAAAGATACTAGTGGTGTAAATATGGTGAATTATGACGGTACCGTTGTTTATTTAACCAGTGAAGACAGAGATACATCGCCAACTATTAGCCCTGGTTATATTGTCGGGACTAATAGCGGTGCAGGAATAAATTCAAAGACTATGGCTATAGCTGATTGTATCTCTGTATGGGATAGCTTATTACAGCAACCACCTCTTATTGCTAGTAATGTTACTGAAATTAATGATGATGATGAGAGTTATAGGTATTTGGCAAATGTTACGGGTAGTGGCGCAACTACCTTATGTCATTACCACTTAAAAGAAACATTAGCTCGCAACAGTGATGGTAATTATATTGCGCCATCACCATTAACAGCTGTTGGTAATAGTTTTAGTTATCAGCCTGCTAATAGCTCGGTAATTATTTATATTAATGATAAATCGTAA
- a CDS encoding prepilin-type N-terminal cleavage/methylation domain-containing protein codes for MLFKYSETATPYSKHTSGFTLIEIIIGIVALSISLSIVSTLIAPAEQKSADQIHQVKAAELGQSFLNDISARAFDQNSDMAGGLVRCGEPNDGSNPCTDSGKLGPEDGNDGRPNNGEVKRGLFNDVDDFHNYSEKFTGNDEILAKGYNNFTIDIKVIYDGLSLGLSNNRSAKKITVSVTTPLGTEIQFATHKANF; via the coding sequence ATGCTATTTAAATATTCTGAAACAGCGACTCCTTATTCGAAACATACCTCAGGCTTTACCTTAATAGAGATAATTATTGGTATAGTGGCTTTATCAATTTCACTATCAATTGTTTCAACACTTATAGCCCCTGCAGAGCAGAAAAGTGCTGACCAAATACATCAAGTTAAAGCTGCTGAGTTAGGACAAAGCTTTTTAAATGATATAAGCGCTCGAGCTTTTGACCAAAACTCAGATATGGCGGGCGGATTAGTTAGGTGTGGGGAGCCGAATGATGGTTCAAATCCATGTACAGATTCCGGAAAACTTGGTCCTGAAGATGGCAATGATGGACGACCTAATAACGGAGAGGTTAAGCGTGGTTTATTTAATGACGTTGATGATTTTCATAATTATTCTGAGAAATTTACCGGCAACGATGAAATATTAGCAAAGGGGTATAATAATTTTACCATTGATATAAAGGTGATTTATGATGGTTTATCTTTGGGGTTATCAAATAATAGAAGCGCTAAAAAAATTACCGTTTCTGTTACTACGCCATTAGGTACAGAAATTCAATTTGCCACTCATAAGGCAAACTTTTAA
- a CDS encoding type II secretion system protein, with the protein MSSKCSCNLIHQGFTLVELVTVILLISILAVSVAPKFGGTASYEAHTHRAKLISALRLTQQRAMQQTDTADGYCHQLVFDNDSLVSRYGIPDRVDCTVTTFSGQIPEWQPDATGFEVELKYQVSFGIQGKNNPSAITFDSMGRPVSNATLANNCVGGCIINIQSSVETLRIQIESEGYIHAI; encoded by the coding sequence ATGTCCTCAAAATGCAGTTGTAATTTAATTCATCAAGGGTTTACCTTGGTGGAGTTAGTCACTGTAATCCTACTCATTTCGATTCTAGCGGTATCAGTAGCGCCAAAATTTGGTGGCACTGCCAGTTATGAAGCTCATACGCACAGAGCGAAACTCATTTCAGCCCTACGGCTTACGCAACAACGAGCAATGCAACAAACAGATACTGCTGATGGTTACTGCCATCAATTAGTTTTTGACAATGATAGTCTTGTTTCGCGCTATGGGATCCCTGATAGAGTAGATTGCACCGTTACTACATTTTCTGGACAAATACCTGAGTGGCAGCCCGATGCGACTGGCTTTGAAGTTGAATTAAAGTATCAAGTCAGCTTTGGTATTCAGGGTAAAAATAATCCTAGTGCCATTACTTTTGATAGTATGGGGCGACCAGTTAGTAATGCAACTCTTGCCAATAACTGTGTTGGAGGTTGCATTATTAATATACAGAGCAGTGTTGAGACTTTGAGAATTCAAATAGAGTCAGAAGGCTATATTCATGCTATTTAA
- a CDS encoding prepilin-type N-terminal cleavage/methylation domain-containing protein, with protein sequence MKSSMNVKANQKGFTLIELVVVIVILGILAVTAAPRFIDVQDDARTATLDAIKGSIESVKALVHSKSLIAGNETVGAAAASGGAAAVTPVVVVNGVDVNVSFGYPRSNTASVTEWEVNLLDIAVGAASPNDDGEFVVSSISDVIYITPDPDGTNTKLTVVPTTCFVIYTEAASAANADIPVTAVTDC encoded by the coding sequence ATGAAAAGTAGTATGAATGTAAAAGCAAATCAAAAGGGTTTTACCTTAATTGAATTGGTCGTAGTAATTGTTATTTTGGGTATTTTAGCGGTAACAGCAGCACCAAGATTTATAGATGTTCAAGATGATGCGCGTACAGCGACTTTAGATGCAATAAAAGGCTCCATAGAAAGTGTAAAAGCTTTAGTGCATAGCAAATCATTAATCGCAGGTAATGAGACGGTTGGTGCTGCAGCTGCTTCTGGTGGTGCTGCCGCTGTAACACCTGTAGTTGTAGTGAATGGCGTAGATGTAAATGTTAGTTTTGGTTACCCTCGTTCAAATACAGCATCAGTGACTGAATGGGAGGTTAATTTACTTGATATCGCAGTTGGTGCTGCATCGCCTAATGATGATGGTGAATTTGTTGTCTCATCAATTTCAGATGTTATCTATATAACGCCAGATCCAGATGGGACAAATACAAAATTAACGGTAGTTCCTACTACTTGCTTTGTGATTTATACCGAAGCAGCATCTGCAGCGAATGCAGATATTCCAGTTACAGCAGTAACGGATTGCTAA
- a CDS encoding LamG domain-containing protein — translation MKSALVFAILLYCISIPAQAARVINSVLLNGNTTTNVAAGETVTVTMEVTTSGNGANANWKSTSYKFNDEPVICENTNDKNGRGTYTNTFEITAPLNGGSYNVSFYAHKNGSCNPGDPGSELVVPDGIVVSSLIAEYRFDEIEYTDTPNEIIDSAGGFHGQAKGSQPVEGKVCNAIDLSATGTSDYAVLDKDILTGKTDFSISVWAKTSKTSNQSVLSGAGSFSSNELIMWFENHTSFRPYLYNSQNGIITTSSIADNNWQHFVWTKEGSQSCLFVDKTLKGCVTQETFQLDIQSLILGQEQDAVGGDFSSSRAFDGLLDEFLVFDSAITPDEIATIYDNQNAGLGYDGSIRNCPILPSPVLDLHFDENNWDAANSIIDISGNDYHANAVNVTPTEGFICNAADLSATGINDYLSLDHSAINGLKDFTLSAWVNTARTSAQTILSVANSTQFNEAVFYYENNTSSWPTIRESPFNTSTKNPVSNISTGSWKHHVWTRKTNVNNGELCLYIDNVLQGCSTHNNGEFAIDVDATGFILGQEQDSLGGDFDSSQAFSGLLDEVLLFDKQLSVNDINNIYNNQVQGKNWDGTERSCGPLEPIAEWRMDEQAWNGSTGEVIDETGSFNGQSKNGADTARSTPALIGNPGTCAYGTFDGVNDYVALPTSFENQQGSFTITAWINPSNLQSGSRIFADDENNSRGYAFSLGDPGSGQLRFYSRGVSPVSVDTLSAVISADTWTFVTAVHNFDTKTREIYINGIAQTVTGGGTSNNYSGNWGVDTGIASIGGETDSGETGNRFTGSIDEVRMYDSALSAAEIEGVYRETHPCDSFIDHFEINTLNGQGLTCEPDIIKLRVCSDPSCSILTPDAVDVVLSVSDSMSDVLTKNVTIVGGEIDVEYIHTKAEVVSLSLDQTFECLNGSPTLCDVTFADAGFRFVTDSGDLTLPVQLSGKPSNIGFNADTFKIEAVKTDDATGACAPLLITGESIEMAASYQSPGTGTELVNISGKNIGTSITGTVFDSLPFIAVPLDFGGITQHSAEYIFTYPDAGSVVLNARYELPDDEGNPSGDFIKGTSNPIIVRPFAFDMFVDKNLPTGDTAYKVNPAATDGSGGEEDVFTVAADEIRISTRAVAWKTGDDANANGLADQVEDLTTNATTNNFIDVSLSSLSHTQLLPTSDIDGALSVETGAEFTSGSQVDIATYDEVGIISLQALKEDYLAAGVSIEGNTPYVGRFIPSHFTVTSIADGILTGTCSVDDSAELPFVYSGQMLSDSPTRGALSYLTTPSFVIEARNKDDVLTQNYIDDFLKLSLTSFQRLMVPNFAVPSVSMLAPVTDTSRMGKDTTNLVHLTANLDDANFTGVKGVISYSYHDEDNFVYSHEENSEVNEFTSDIDLSMVSIIDSDTVAAQDYDLDSSNGLILTLKPSGKLIRFGRAQLANSYGPDTSNLPQTLSVNYYTDDGYFLSENDTCTTYDYNNIFLSNISLDPALSPVQIIVPGKFSDELPLGETRDIILEAPTDNIKGVNTGQVGVIYNISDWLQYDWAYDTEGVDGLFNDNPRGIATFGIYRGNDRIIYQREISR, via the coding sequence GTGAAAAGTGCTTTGGTATTTGCCATATTATTATATTGCATTTCAATTCCTGCTCAAGCGGCTAGGGTTATTAATAGCGTATTGCTAAATGGAAATACGACGACAAATGTTGCTGCTGGCGAAACAGTTACCGTAACTATGGAGGTCACTACCTCAGGGAATGGTGCTAACGCTAATTGGAAGTCAACATCGTATAAATTTAATGATGAACCAGTTATTTGTGAAAATACAAATGATAAGAATGGAAGAGGAACTTATACAAATACTTTCGAAATAACAGCCCCTCTAAATGGTGGTAGCTATAATGTTTCCTTTTATGCCCATAAAAATGGTAGTTGTAACCCAGGCGATCCAGGTAGTGAATTAGTAGTTCCAGATGGCATTGTTGTTTCTAGTTTAATTGCTGAATATCGTTTTGATGAAATAGAATATACTGATACCCCTAACGAGATTATTGATAGTGCAGGAGGCTTTCATGGGCAGGCAAAAGGTAGTCAACCAGTAGAGGGCAAGGTCTGTAATGCTATAGATCTTAGCGCGACTGGTACAAGTGATTATGCTGTGCTGGATAAAGATATTTTAACGGGAAAAACTGATTTTAGTATTTCAGTATGGGCAAAAACTAGTAAGACCTCCAACCAGAGTGTTCTCTCAGGAGCCGGTAGCTTTAGTAGTAATGAGTTGATTATGTGGTTTGAAAACCACACCAGTTTTCGTCCCTATTTGTATAATTCACAAAATGGAATAATTACCACTTCTTCAATTGCAGACAATAATTGGCAACATTTTGTGTGGACAAAGGAAGGGAGTCAAAGTTGCTTGTTTGTAGATAAAACATTAAAAGGCTGTGTTACACAGGAAACCTTTCAATTAGATATACAAAGTCTAATTTTAGGGCAAGAACAAGACGCTGTTGGTGGTGACTTCTCTTCTAGTCGTGCGTTTGATGGTTTACTTGATGAATTTTTAGTCTTTGATTCGGCTATAACGCCTGATGAAATAGCCACTATTTATGATAACCAAAATGCAGGCTTGGGTTATGATGGTAGTATTCGTAACTGTCCTATTCTTCCTTCTCCGGTTTTAGATCTTCATTTTGATGAAAATAATTGGGATGCCGCTAATTCCATTATTGATATCAGTGGTAATGATTATCATGCTAATGCGGTTAATGTCACGCCAACGGAAGGTTTTATATGTAATGCAGCCGATTTATCTGCTACAGGGATTAATGATTACTTAAGCCTAGATCATAGTGCTATCAATGGATTAAAAGACTTCACGTTATCAGCTTGGGTCAATACTGCTCGTACCAGTGCACAAACCATATTATCAGTTGCAAATAGCACGCAGTTTAATGAAGCAGTCTTTTACTATGAAAATAATACCAGCTCTTGGCCCACCATAAGAGAAAGCCCTTTTAATACATCGACCAAAAATCCTGTCAGCAATATTAGCACAGGTTCATGGAAACATCATGTTTGGACTCGAAAGACTAATGTTAACAATGGCGAGTTATGCTTATATATTGATAATGTTTTACAGGGGTGTTCGACACATAATAATGGTGAGTTTGCCATTGATGTTGATGCCACTGGCTTTATTTTAGGGCAAGAGCAAGACTCACTTGGAGGAGATTTTGATAGCTCACAAGCCTTTTCAGGCTTACTTGATGAAGTTTTATTGTTTGATAAGCAGTTATCAGTTAATGACATCAATAATATATATAATAATCAAGTTCAAGGGAAAAACTGGGATGGAACTGAGCGTTCATGTGGCCCCCTAGAACCTATAGCTGAATGGCGCATGGATGAACAGGCCTGGAATGGTAGCACAGGTGAGGTAATCGATGAAACTGGTAGCTTTAACGGACAATCTAAAAACGGGGCTGATACGGCTCGTTCAACTCCCGCGCTTATAGGTAACCCAGGCACATGTGCTTATGGTACCTTTGATGGGGTAAATGATTATGTGGCGTTACCAACTTCTTTTGAAAACCAACAGGGTAGCTTCACTATCACGGCATGGATAAATCCAAGTAACTTACAAAGTGGCTCTAGAATTTTTGCTGATGATGAGAATAATAGTCGCGGATATGCTTTTAGTTTGGGAGACCCTGGCAGTGGTCAGCTTCGTTTTTATTCTCGGGGCGTAAGTCCTGTCTCTGTTGATACTCTCTCAGCAGTTATTTCTGCAGATACATGGACCTTTGTAACAGCTGTGCATAATTTTGACACAAAAACCCGAGAGATTTATATCAATGGTATTGCTCAAACCGTTACCGGGGGAGGGACCAGTAATAATTATAGTGGTAATTGGGGCGTTGATACGGGTATTGCTTCTATTGGTGGAGAAACCGACTCTGGGGAGACGGGCAATAGGTTTACTGGCTCAATTGATGAAGTGAGGATGTATGACTCGGCATTATCTGCGGCTGAAATTGAGGGGGTTTATCGAGAAACTCATCCATGTGACAGTTTTATCGATCACTTTGAGATAAATACTCTTAATGGACAAGGCTTAACATGTGAGCCTGATATTATAAAATTACGTGTTTGTAGTGATCCATCTTGTAGTATTTTAACCCCCGATGCTGTCGATGTGGTGTTATCCGTCTCGGATAGTATGAGCGATGTGTTAACTAAAAATGTCACAATTGTTGGTGGTGAAATTGATGTTGAATATATTCATACCAAAGCTGAGGTCGTGTCATTAAGCTTAGATCAAACGTTTGAATGTTTAAATGGCTCTCCTACCTTATGTGATGTTACTTTTGCCGATGCGGGTTTTAGGTTTGTTACTGACTCAGGGGATTTAACTTTACCCGTGCAGCTTTCAGGGAAACCTTCAAATATTGGTTTTAATGCGGATACCTTCAAAATTGAAGCGGTTAAAACTGATGATGCAACCGGTGCTTGTGCACCACTTTTGATCACGGGTGAATCTATTGAAATGGCGGCAAGTTATCAATCACCTGGTACAGGAACTGAACTGGTTAATATTTCAGGTAAAAATATCGGCACATCCATCACTGGTACCGTTTTTGATAGCTTACCATTTATAGCCGTTCCGTTAGACTTTGGTGGTATTACTCAGCACAGTGCAGAATATATTTTTACTTACCCTGATGCAGGTTCTGTTGTTTTAAATGCGCGTTATGAATTACCAGATGATGAGGGTAACCCTTCAGGAGATTTCATAAAAGGTACTTCTAATCCAATTATAGTGCGTCCATTTGCTTTTGATATGTTTGTTGATAAGAACTTACCAACGGGTGATACCGCGTATAAAGTAAACCCTGCGGCAACAGATGGTAGTGGTGGAGAAGAGGATGTGTTTACAGTCGCGGCAGATGAAATACGTATAAGCACTCGAGCAGTAGCGTGGAAAACTGGTGATGACGCAAATGCTAACGGCTTAGCAGATCAAGTTGAAGATTTAACTACTAACGCAACGACCAATAATTTTATTGATGTCAGTTTATCGAGTTTGTCTCATACACAGTTACTGCCTACGTCAGACATAGATGGAGCATTGAGTGTAGAAACTGGGGCTGAATTTACTTCTGGTAGCCAAGTAGATATTGCTACCTATGATGAAGTGGGCATTATCTCTTTACAGGCTCTCAAAGAAGACTATTTAGCTGCAGGTGTTAGCATTGAAGGCAATACACCTTATGTCGGTCGCTTTATCCCCAGTCATTTTACTGTAACGAGTATTGCTGATGGAATATTAACAGGGACTTGTAGTGTTGATGACTCAGCAGAATTACCGTTTGTTTATAGCGGTCAAATGTTATCAGACAGTCCAACAAGAGGGGCATTAAGTTACTTGACTACACCATCTTTTGTTATTGAGGCAAGGAATAAAGATGATGTATTAACACAAAACTATATTGATGATTTCTTAAAGCTATCATTAACAAGTTTTCAACGTTTAATGGTACCAAACTTCGCTGTACCAAGTGTATCAATGTTAGCTCCCGTCACTGATACCAGTCGAATGGGTAAAGATACTACTAACTTAGTACATTTAACCGCTAATTTAGATGATGCTAATTTTACAGGAGTAAAAGGTGTTATTAGTTATAGTTATCATGATGAAGATAACTTTGTGTATTCGCATGAAGAAAATAGTGAAGTTAATGAATTCACTAGTGATATAGATTTGTCTATGGTGTCAATTATTGATAGCGATACTGTAGCAGCACAAGATTATGATCTGGATAGCTCTAACGGCCTAATCCTTACTTTAAAACCTTCTGGTAAATTAATTCGTTTTGGTCGTGCTCAACTTGCAAATAGCTATGGTCCCGATACTTCTAATTTACCACAAACGTTATCCGTTAATTATTATACCGATGATGGTTACTTCCTAAGTGAAAACGATACGTGCACTACCTATGATTATAACAATATATTTTTAAGTAATATCAGCTTAGACCCGGCATTATCGCCGGTACAAATTATAGTGCCAGGTAAGTTTTCTGATGAATTACCTTTGGGTGAAACACGCGATATAATATTAGAAGCGCCAACTGATAACATAAAGGGTGTTAACACGGGTCAGGTAGGTGTTATTTATAATATCAGTGATTGGTTACAATACGATTGGGCGTATGACACCGAAGGAGTTGATGGTTTGTTTAATGATAACCCACGTGGGATTGCTACCTTTGGCATATACCGTGGCAATGATCGTATTATTTATCAACGTGAAATATCTCGTTAA
- a CDS encoding PEP-CTERM sorting domain-containing protein, translating into MKSFKYIVLIAFIFPFLASATLLDLSNDIDDASYQAFITFDDKDWAWVSPVNTQFDGCLQEVDNPEDYLTTVLDNSDCANQLLAPEYREGWRFATSTELDTVFNILTLNSFYDFDKSMFIQATEYWNTNYIIGDHLNFQANLISGEWSSNKSFETFYIRDHEADAIPEPSTLIIFALGLFTLVNRKKLLI; encoded by the coding sequence TTGAAATCATTTAAATATATAGTCTTAATAGCTTTTATCTTCCCTTTTCTAGCGAGTGCGACCCTTCTAGATCTTTCGAATGATATTGATGATGCATCATACCAAGCATTTATCACATTTGATGATAAGGATTGGGCTTGGGTTTCTCCAGTAAATACTCAATTTGATGGTTGTCTCCAAGAAGTTGATAATCCTGAAGACTATTTGACAACAGTTTTAGATAATAGTGATTGTGCAAATCAACTACTTGCCCCTGAATATCGTGAGGGTTGGAGGTTTGCAACTAGTACAGAACTTGATACAGTATTTAATATACTGACACTTAATTCTTTTTACGATTTTGATAAATCAATGTTTATTCAGGCAACTGAGTACTGGAATACAAATTACATAATCGGGGATCACTTAAATTTTCAAGCTAATTTAATTAGTGGCGAATGGAGTAGTAATAAATCGTTTGAAACCTTTTATATTAGAGATCATGAAGCAGATGCTATCCCTGAACCTTCTACTTTAATTATTTTTGCTTTAGGTTTATTTACTTTAGTAAATCGCAAAAAATTATTAATATAG
- a CDS encoding prepilin-type N-terminal cleavage/methylation domain-containing protein, which produces MKASCNKYFLNKNRLDRRLKNSGFTLLELIIVIIILGIMSVGIAGFITLSTQTYLNVTERDKLLSSARFAVERLNREVRNAVPNSLRTFNNNSAQCLEFTPIKASTMYIDIPVVPDDKSGEIEVVSFVDSSGNPFACTGFCLDYVAVYPLQSSDIYDFNVNSGKGKVTAFKAFSNLPGSIWTVPIRPNAGMIFDEHSPTKRAYVFDAPVSYCVNNSELRRYFGHSFTANQSLTPTGGFVLMAESLTFDQNDLPFKVLPATLQRNAMVQIKLNFDRDGEVVSFNNDIHINNVP; this is translated from the coding sequence ATGAAAGCTAGTTGTAATAAGTACTTTCTTAATAAAAATAGACTCGACAGACGGCTAAAAAATTCTGGCTTTACTTTACTTGAATTAATAATAGTTATCATAATCTTGGGGATAATGTCTGTTGGTATTGCTGGTTTTATAACATTAAGTACACAAACTTATTTAAATGTTACTGAGCGAGATAAATTACTTTCTAGTGCCCGTTTTGCTGTGGAGCGTTTGAATCGAGAAGTGAGAAATGCTGTACCCAATAGTTTGAGAACATTCAATAATAACTCAGCGCAATGTTTAGAATTCACACCCATCAAAGCAAGCACCATGTATATAGATATTCCGGTTGTACCAGATGATAAGTCAGGGGAAATTGAAGTCGTTTCGTTTGTTGACTCTAGCGGTAACCCATTCGCCTGCACAGGATTTTGTTTGGATTACGTTGCTGTTTATCCGTTGCAATCATCAGATATTTATGATTTTAATGTCAATTCAGGAAAAGGTAAAGTAACCGCTTTCAAAGCTTTTTCTAATTTACCTGGCAGTATATGGACTGTACCTATTAGGCCGAACGCAGGGATGATTTTTGATGAACACTCACCAACGAAAAGGGCTTATGTTTTTGATGCTCCGGTTTCATATTGTGTTAATAACTCTGAATTAAGACGTTATTTTGGGCATAGTTTTACTGCGAACCAGTCATTAACACCTACAGGGGGATTTGTACTGATGGCTGAAAGTTTAACCTTCGATCAGAATGATCTACCTTTTAAAGTTTTACCGGCAACTTTACAGAGGAATGCAATGGTTCAAATTAAATTGAATTTTGATCGCGATGGTGAAGTCGTTTCATTTAATAATGATATTCATATTAACAATGTACCTTAA
- a CDS encoding type II secretion system F family protein produces MASFKYTGRNANGSQVKDSIDAANVDIAAEKLFKKGITPISIIAAKTGGNAASIDVFELLNNGRVSLEELIVFCRQMYALMRSGVPILRAINGMVESANSISLKKALTDIGKQLEGGYTFSSALNGHPKIFDHLFVSLVHVGENTGQLDQAFLKLTTYLERELDTRKRIKAALRYPSMVLIAIAAAMVILNIFVIPTFANMFTRLGAELPFATRFIIASSNLFINYWHYMLLGIFVVLIMIRKSLKTKKGRYQWDRRKIKIPIIGSIIERSILARFSHSFAIVLKAGVPMTTGLTLVAEAVDNSYMQEKISAMRQGIESGESLLRSAVASALFTPLVLQMVAVGEETGRVDELLTEVGDYYEREVDYDLATLTARIEPLLLVVVAAMVLVLALGIFTPMWDMASAMQG; encoded by the coding sequence ATGGCGTCATTTAAATATACAGGGCGAAATGCCAACGGTAGCCAAGTGAAAGACAGCATCGATGCTGCCAATGTAGATATTGCCGCAGAAAAATTATTTAAAAAGGGTATTACTCCCATTTCTATTATCGCAGCGAAAACAGGTGGAAATGCTGCGAGTATAGATGTCTTTGAGTTACTCAATAATGGTCGGGTTTCATTAGAGGAACTGATAGTTTTTTGTCGACAAATGTATGCGTTAATGCGTTCGGGCGTACCTATATTACGGGCAATTAATGGCATGGTTGAATCAGCGAATTCGATCTCGTTAAAAAAAGCATTAACTGATATAGGAAAGCAACTTGAGGGGGGTTATACCTTTTCTTCAGCATTAAATGGTCACCCTAAAATTTTTGACCATCTTTTTGTCTCTCTAGTACATGTAGGGGAAAATACCGGTCAATTAGATCAAGCTTTTCTAAAGTTAACCACTTATCTTGAACGTGAATTAGACACCCGTAAACGTATTAAAGCTGCATTGCGTTACCCCAGTATGGTGCTAATTGCTATAGCTGCAGCTATGGTCATTTTAAATATTTTTGTCATCCCAACGTTTGCCAATATGTTCACTCGTTTAGGAGCTGAGCTACCATTTGCTACGCGATTTATTATTGCCAGTTCAAATTTATTTATAAATTATTGGCACTACATGTTACTTGGCATCTTTGTGGTTTTAATTATGATTAGGAAGTCCCTTAAAACAAAGAAGGGGCGATACCAGTGGGATAGACGTAAGATAAAAATTCCTATTATCGGCAGTATTATCGAACGTTCAATTTTAGCACGTTTCTCACATAGTTTTGCCATCGTTTTAAAAGCGGGTGTACCTATGACTACCGGATTAACATTAGTGGCAGAAGCCGTTGATAATAGTTACATGCAGGAAAAAATTTCTGCCATGCGTCAAGGTATCGAAAGTGGAGAAAGCTTATTGCGCTCAGCTGTAGCTAGTGCCTTATTTACGCCGTTAGTATTGCAGATGGTGGCTGTAGGTGAAGAAACTGGTCGAGTTGATGAATTACTCACCGAGGTGGGTGATTACTATGAAAGAGAAGTTGATTATGACTTGGCAACGCTAACGGCGAGAATTGAGCCGCTACTCTTAGTGGTCGTTGCTGCTATGGTACTCGTGTTAGCACTAGGTATTTTTACCCCTATGTGGGATATGGCCTCGGCTATGCAGGGGTAG